ATCAGGGCCTGACTGTCCGGGTCGGTGATCGTCGAGGTCGGGATCACCGGCAGCGGGGTGGCCCGGTGCCAGGCGATCAGGAAGGCGTCCCGCTCGGCGAGTTCGAGCAGCGAGTGCAGGGCCGCCTCCTCCAGGCAGGAGCCGGCCGCGCAGCCGCTGGAAGAGTCGTAGAAGTGCTTGCGGTTCTCCCGTGGGTTTGCGCGGCGCGCCGCGCGGGCGGCCCGGCGGTTCAACCGGTACCGGTACTCGTACTGGTAGAAGCCGATCTCGGCGGGCACCAGCACCGGCCGTCCGGTGCTGAGGTCGTGGCCCCACACCCAGTCCATCGGGGTGTCCGGGAGCACCGGGAGCACCCGGGCGGTGGGGTGGGCGAGCTGCTCGTCGGTGTGCCCGCCGAGGATGGCCGGGTCGAGGGCGTGGTCGGCGACCTGGTGGTAGGTCAGCCCCTGAAGCACCGGCGCGTCGAACGGGAAGCCGCCGAGGCGCTCGTAGAGCTCGATGAGGCCGACGGGTTCGGCCTCCCGGAAGGTCATCGCTCGGCCGTGTCCCCAGGCCGGCGCGTCCGGCATGATCGACATGCTCATGGCGAAGGGCGCGGCCGACTCCAGAATGATCTTCTGAACCGGTCCGAAGCGCTCGTCGACGACCCGGTCCCGCAGCGCCCCCGGAACGACCAGGCGGGCACCGTCCGCGGCCCGGGTGGGGTCGCCGGGTGCGGCCGGGTGGCTGCGCAGGGTCAGCGGCTCCGGCCGCCAGTCCAGGTCCGGGTGGAAGCGCGGTGCGCAGGACGGGCAGTAGAAGTGCCGTGGGATCCGGTGCCGCCGCACACCGGCCGGGCCGATGACAGCGAGTTCGCCGGGGGCCAACGGCACGTCCGCCAGGTTCCGGGCCGCCGCCGCCAGCAGGTCCGGCAGCAGCGGGTCACCGGTGCCGGTCCGCCAGCGGTTGAGGTCCAGGCGGGCCTGCAACGGGTGCTCCAGCACCGAACGCTCGCGGGACTCGGCGCAGACCGGGCAGCCGGCGTCGGTGTCCGGCACCCAGCGCGGGCCGACCTGCACCTCGTCGTCGTACACCCGCACCGACAGGTGCTCGCGGCCGTCGGCGGCGCTGCGCCGCCACTGCCCGGTCTGCCAGTCCAGGTTGAATCCGTGATCGAGCGTCACGGTGGCGCCGACCGCGAGCAGGGGGGCCAGCGCGGTGAGCCACTCGTCGGCGGCGTCAGCGGCGAACCCCGGCCCGACGGTGGGCCGGTCGGTGTCAGTGCCCATCGGTCTGCTCCTCGATGTCGCCGGTCACCTCGACCGGGCCGTACCAGAACGGAAGCTCACCCAGGACGGGATCGGCGTGCCGGGCGCGACCGCGGAACCGGCGGCCGTTCGCCGCGGCCAACGCGGTGACCTGCTTGCGCAGCGCGTCCACCACGCCGTCACCGGCGAGCAGCAGCGCGTCGGTGTGCAGGGCGGGTGCCGGCTCGCCGCCAGCTGCCCGGACCTGCCCAGCGGTGACAGCCACCCCCACGGCGGCGCGGACGGCGGTGTCCGTGTCCGGCCCCCAGGCCACGCCGAGCGTCTTCCCGTCCGGGGTGCCCACCCGGGCCAGCCGCCAGTCCAGGCCGGGCACCGCGCGCA
The nucleotide sequence above comes from Micromonospora luteifusca. Encoded proteins:
- a CDS encoding TOMM precursor leader peptide-binding protein gives rise to the protein MGTDTDRPTVGPGFAADAADEWLTALAPLLAVGATVTLDHGFNLDWQTGQWRRSAADGREHLSVRVYDDEVQVGPRWVPDTDAGCPVCAESRERSVLEHPLQARLDLNRWRTGTGDPLLPDLLAAAARNLADVPLAPGELAVIGPAGVRRHRIPRHFYCPSCAPRFHPDLDWRPEPLTLRSHPAAPGDPTRAADGARLVVPGALRDRVVDERFGPVQKIILESAAPFAMSMSIMPDAPAWGHGRAMTFREAEPVGLIELYERLGGFPFDAPVLQGLTYHQVADHALDPAILGGHTDEQLAHPTARVLPVLPDTPMDWVWGHDLSTGRPVLVPAEIGFYQYEYRYRLNRRAARAARRANPRENRKHFYDSSSGCAAGSCLEEAALHSLLELAERDAFLIAWHRATPLPVIPTSTITDPDSQALIDLIHARGFDVHILVATHDVALPIVWTLAVNRTGGFPATFHSGGSGANPATAIRGALREVAQLVTDPQDPDTSDIEPMLADPWNMEELVHHPRYYMHPATLARATAVLGGPETTTAEAFGDWPGQLDRAAAGDVRGALDHVRELYAAAGMDRMVLVDQSTREHRDVGISVVKMVVPGILPMCFGHAQQRLLGQHRLAAALAGTAQAGRPLPYDPHPFP